Proteins encoded together in one Sceloporus undulatus isolate JIND9_A2432 ecotype Alabama chromosome 4, SceUnd_v1.1, whole genome shotgun sequence window:
- the INKA2 gene encoding PAK4-inhibitor INKA2 isoform X2 encodes MRQEMLGQEAVRQIWKELSMKEVGDGLHEQMNCMMGALQELKLLQVQTALEQLEISSNPNQVSGTGHHQYCQNNKEVPRARRETSRQNEKLLGSSYLDGCSSSSSLCSTQVSQSTSPLYHITLPDSSHGQMASSLNSIGSEEYYYASGPSSTVSTAEYHSPRTLESSSEHMSRSWFSQDTSSFSDSKSGCGECQFSDETNDWTSSLMSQSRNRQPLVLGDNIFADLVGNWLDLPEIDKKGEKNETPLSSSKSQEFYRKFSLTTNIFKKFLRSVRPDRDRLLKEKPCWLPTEDKETEILKRPKKLNKQKGTFYFPVHGNISNTHDKAERCQKKETNKAKAKHYVKKIHNTIEHTQAGFDFNTAVWV; translated from the coding sequence TTATCCATGAAGGAGGTTGGGGATGGACTGCATGAACAGATGAACTGCATGATGGGTGCACTGCAAGAGCTGAAACTCCTCCAAGTCCagacagctttggagcagctggAGATTTCAAGCAACCCAAACCAAGTTTCAGGAACTGGGCACCATCAATATTGTCAAAACAATAAAGAGGTGCCAAGGGCAAGGCGGGAAACCAGCAGACAGAATGAGAAACTGCTGGGAAGTAGTTATTTGGATGGCTGCAGTTCCTCATCCTCCTTGTGCTCTACTCAGGTGTCACAATCCACCAGCCCACTTTACCACATTACTTTGCCAGACAGTAGCCATGGGCAGATGGCATCATCCCTTAACAGCATAGGTAGTGAGGAGTACTATTATGCCAGTGGACCTTCATCGACAGTGAGCACTGCAGAGTATCATTCACCGAGGACACTTGAATCATCCAGTGAGCACATGAGTAGGAGTTGGTTTTCCCAAGACACAAGCAGCTTCTCTGATAGTAAATCAGGTTGTGGAGAGTGCCAGTTTTCTGATGAAACCAATGACTGGACTTCGTCACTCATGTCCCAAAGCAGGAATCGACAGCCTTTGGTTCTGGGTGATAATATCTTTGCTGATTTGGTTGGAAACTGGTTGGATTTGCCTGAGATAgacaaaaaaggagagaagaatgagacACCCTTGTCAAGCAGCAAGTCTCAGGAGTTCTACAGAAAGTTTTCCCTCACAACCAATATCTTCAAGAAGTTCTTAAGGAGCGTTCGGCCAGACCGAGACAGGTTGCTCAAGGAGAAACCTTGCTGGTTGCCAACGGAAGACAAAGAGACTGAAATCTTAAAAAGGcccaaaaaattaaacaaacagaagGGGACCTTTTATTTCCCAGTCCATGGGAACATATCAAACACTCATGACAAAGCAGAAAGGtgccaaaagaaagaaacaaacaaggccAAGGCCAAACACTATGTCAAGAAGATCCACAACACAATAGAGCACACTCAGGCTGGGTTTGATTTTAACACAGCTGTGTGGGTCTGA
- the INKA2 gene encoding PAK4-inhibitor INKA2 isoform X1, which produces MEKKPMDHYLRRLKQELLSMKEVGDGLHEQMNCMMGALQELKLLQVQTALEQLEISSNPNQVSGTGHHQYCQNNKEVPRARRETSRQNEKLLGSSYLDGCSSSSSLCSTQVSQSTSPLYHITLPDSSHGQMASSLNSIGSEEYYYASGPSSTVSTAEYHSPRTLESSSEHMSRSWFSQDTSSFSDSKSGCGECQFSDETNDWTSSLMSQSRNRQPLVLGDNIFADLVGNWLDLPEIDKKGEKNETPLSSSKSQEFYRKFSLTTNIFKKFLRSVRPDRDRLLKEKPCWLPTEDKETEILKRPKKLNKQKGTFYFPVHGNISNTHDKAERCQKKETNKAKAKHYVKKIHNTIEHTQAGFDFNTAVWV; this is translated from the coding sequence TTATCCATGAAGGAGGTTGGGGATGGACTGCATGAACAGATGAACTGCATGATGGGTGCACTGCAAGAGCTGAAACTCCTCCAAGTCCagacagctttggagcagctggAGATTTCAAGCAACCCAAACCAAGTTTCAGGAACTGGGCACCATCAATATTGTCAAAACAATAAAGAGGTGCCAAGGGCAAGGCGGGAAACCAGCAGACAGAATGAGAAACTGCTGGGAAGTAGTTATTTGGATGGCTGCAGTTCCTCATCCTCCTTGTGCTCTACTCAGGTGTCACAATCCACCAGCCCACTTTACCACATTACTTTGCCAGACAGTAGCCATGGGCAGATGGCATCATCCCTTAACAGCATAGGTAGTGAGGAGTACTATTATGCCAGTGGACCTTCATCGACAGTGAGCACTGCAGAGTATCATTCACCGAGGACACTTGAATCATCCAGTGAGCACATGAGTAGGAGTTGGTTTTCCCAAGACACAAGCAGCTTCTCTGATAGTAAATCAGGTTGTGGAGAGTGCCAGTTTTCTGATGAAACCAATGACTGGACTTCGTCACTCATGTCCCAAAGCAGGAATCGACAGCCTTTGGTTCTGGGTGATAATATCTTTGCTGATTTGGTTGGAAACTGGTTGGATTTGCCTGAGATAgacaaaaaaggagagaagaatgagacACCCTTGTCAAGCAGCAAGTCTCAGGAGTTCTACAGAAAGTTTTCCCTCACAACCAATATCTTCAAGAAGTTCTTAAGGAGCGTTCGGCCAGACCGAGACAGGTTGCTCAAGGAGAAACCTTGCTGGTTGCCAACGGAAGACAAAGAGACTGAAATCTTAAAAAGGcccaaaaaattaaacaaacagaagGGGACCTTTTATTTCCCAGTCCATGGGAACATATCAAACACTCATGACAAAGCAGAAAGGtgccaaaagaaagaaacaaacaaggccAAGGCCAAACACTATGTCAAGAAGATCCACAACACAATAGAGCACACTCAGGCTGGGTTTGATTTTAACACAGCTGTGTGGGTCTGA
- the INKA2 gene encoding PAK4-inhibitor INKA2 isoform X3, whose protein sequence is MRVFSNDSLWLSMKEVGDGLHEQMNCMMGALQELKLLQVQTALEQLEISSNPNQVSGTGHHQYCQNNKEVPRARRETSRQNEKLLGSSYLDGCSSSSSLCSTQVSQSTSPLYHITLPDSSHGQMASSLNSIGSEEYYYASGPSSTVSTAEYHSPRTLESSSEHMSRSWFSQDTSSFSDSKSGCGECQFSDETNDWTSSLMSQSRNRQPLVLGDNIFADLVGNWLDLPEIDKKGEKNETPLSSSKSQEFYRKFSLTTNIFKKFLRSVRPDRDRLLKEKPCWLPTEDKETEILKRPKKLNKQKGTFYFPVHGNISNTHDKAERCQKKETNKAKAKHYVKKIHNTIEHTQAGFDFNTAVWV, encoded by the coding sequence TTATCCATGAAGGAGGTTGGGGATGGACTGCATGAACAGATGAACTGCATGATGGGTGCACTGCAAGAGCTGAAACTCCTCCAAGTCCagacagctttggagcagctggAGATTTCAAGCAACCCAAACCAAGTTTCAGGAACTGGGCACCATCAATATTGTCAAAACAATAAAGAGGTGCCAAGGGCAAGGCGGGAAACCAGCAGACAGAATGAGAAACTGCTGGGAAGTAGTTATTTGGATGGCTGCAGTTCCTCATCCTCCTTGTGCTCTACTCAGGTGTCACAATCCACCAGCCCACTTTACCACATTACTTTGCCAGACAGTAGCCATGGGCAGATGGCATCATCCCTTAACAGCATAGGTAGTGAGGAGTACTATTATGCCAGTGGACCTTCATCGACAGTGAGCACTGCAGAGTATCATTCACCGAGGACACTTGAATCATCCAGTGAGCACATGAGTAGGAGTTGGTTTTCCCAAGACACAAGCAGCTTCTCTGATAGTAAATCAGGTTGTGGAGAGTGCCAGTTTTCTGATGAAACCAATGACTGGACTTCGTCACTCATGTCCCAAAGCAGGAATCGACAGCCTTTGGTTCTGGGTGATAATATCTTTGCTGATTTGGTTGGAAACTGGTTGGATTTGCCTGAGATAgacaaaaaaggagagaagaatgagacACCCTTGTCAAGCAGCAAGTCTCAGGAGTTCTACAGAAAGTTTTCCCTCACAACCAATATCTTCAAGAAGTTCTTAAGGAGCGTTCGGCCAGACCGAGACAGGTTGCTCAAGGAGAAACCTTGCTGGTTGCCAACGGAAGACAAAGAGACTGAAATCTTAAAAAGGcccaaaaaattaaacaaacagaagGGGACCTTTTATTTCCCAGTCCATGGGAACATATCAAACACTCATGACAAAGCAGAAAGGtgccaaaagaaagaaacaaacaaggccAAGGCCAAACACTATGTCAAGAAGATCCACAACACAATAGAGCACACTCAGGCTGGGTTTGATTTTAACACAGCTGTGTGGGTCTGA